The genomic window agagcgttcaccAAGCCCACTCCAGCTCCAGAGAGAGCATTCACCGAACCCACTCcagctccagagagagcagtcACAGAAGTTACTCTAGCTCCTGAGCATGCTCCAATtttggctccagcccctgaggaCAATTTTAAGTTTATGTCTACGGTTTCTAAGGGCACCCCAAGTTCTCTCTCCAAACCCATTTCCAAGACATTCTCCTTCCCTGTCACTTCAGCCATTGCCCCTGATTCTGCCACTGTCTCCAAACCCAGTTGGAGGTCCAGACCAGTGAGGCCAGTCCCCGTTTCCAAGAGTGCTTCCAGTCAAGTTTTCACCCCTCCCACCCCACCCTCTGTTTTTGCTGGTTGTTTTGGCTCCCCTAAGCCAGCACCACCCTGGTCAGCCAAAGACTTTATGCCCAGTTTCGTTCCCACCCGCCCCTTTCCACCCTCTGTGTTCCCTGGCCAGTTTGGATCCTCCAGTTTTGTTCCCCGCCCACCCTCCCAGTTGGTACCTCCTTGGGCCCCTTCGCCCTGTGTGGACGCCTGGAGGCGTCCATTGGAGGGGGGTACTGTCAGGGTTCTGCCCTGACAGCCCTgtctgttttgtctttgtttaatgtctccatgtttatgttatgtctgagcacatggctttgtctgtgtttgtgtctgcCATGTGCTCCTCTGTTCCCTCCTCCTTGTTTGTCACCACGCCCCCTGGTCTAGTCATTGTTTAGTGTTTTCACCTGTTCCCTATCCTCCCTGCTCCCTTTCTTGTTGAGTCCTCGTTTGTCTAAGTGTTGTCACCTGTTCCTCATGTTCTTTGCCTCCTTTATATTGTGCACTCTTTCCCTCATGTCTTTGCCAGTTCGTTAAGCTTCGTGCCTGTGTTCTAGTCTTTTGTTTCACCTAAGCTCATAGCGTTTTGTGTTGGAGATTCTCGTATCCCTTTTTGCCTTTGTTGTCTTCCCTGTTCCAGACCATCTAACCACCTGTCTCATCTAGTCCTGGTAGTGTCTCTTGTCTCCCCCTGTCCTGTCCTACAGACTGAGGATCCCTGTGGCTGCTCTGTCTCCCCCCCAAGCAGCAAGACCGGTTCAGTGCCTGATCGTATCTGATGGTTCTAACTACTTAAGCGGTTTGATCCTGTCTGGCTCCTGCTACATCTTTGGGCCTCATACTGCACACCTGCCAATGCCCACCGGCCTGCTTTACTACCTGGGCTGTTCTCAGTGGCCGTTCCCTCAGCGTGCTCGTCTTTGTGTCGCACCCCCTTCCTATTGTATGGACTGTGTTCACCTCCACACCCTCTATATTCCAAGTTTGTCAATAAACCTGTAAAACTCATCCTGCGTTTGAGTCCTCCCTCACAGATCCCCGACAAGGTTCCCCTGTGGAATGTGAATATCTTCTTCACCACCATCCTCATCGTTGTCTTCATCCTCATCGCCATCCTCCAGAGGTTCTGCAATTTGTCTAACCTTGCAAATATTGTGTAATATTGCACAGGCTATGATGACTTTGCTGACTTTTTCAGGCCTCAGCCGCACCTCTCCGTGGAGAACATGAAAGCGCCTCTTAAGCTGGCCTATGCCACGCTCCACCACCGCTCTTGTTGTCTTGTGGGCCCTACAATAGAATACAGACCTTTAATTATTTGATGGAAATATTGCACTACTTGGATGCTCTAACATATTGCTTGCATTTCATTTCCAtgatttttgtattgtttggcTTACCTGTTATAGTTTAATTGGGGCCCTTGGCGTGGCTGGAGGTAAGGTGTAAGGAGCCATGGTTTGCATGGGTAGCCACTGTCCCCTAACAAGTGGCAATTAGCTGGCACATAGCGTCTCTCAAAAAGCTGTCTGATGCCACTCTCGGAGAGCATTCTCGCATCATGTGTGGAGCCTGGCCATTTAGCCACAATGTCCAAAATCTTACAGGCCGCATTGAACACTATTTGCACATTGATGCTGTGGAAATTCTTCCTGTTAACAAAGACTGCCTCGTCCTCTGATGGCGCAATTATTCTCACATGTGTTCCATCAATTACACCAGGGAATCCTGCAATGTCCATAAATGCCcttttatgtgtgtgtaaagTGCGGGCATCCAGCGGGAATGAAACAAATTGTGTCACAATATTAGGTTGTGACAAAGCTGTCAGTGTTTGGGTGATGACTCTGCTGACGGAGGATTGGGACAGACCCAAGTCATTGCTGCATTGTTGCATTTTCCCTGTTGCCAAATACCTCAGGGTTGTGATTACTTTCTTCTCCGGTGTAATAGCGTTGTGGCGTCGAGTTGGTGAAGTAATTGCATCTCTAAGGAGATCCACCACAAACATGATTCCTGCACGATACAATATGTAGCTTCTCAATAATTCCCTGTCATCCAGTGTTTGCAGGACATCTCTCCTGCCTCCTCTGTTGGCCATTTTGTGCAGCTGCTTAGGGGAACTCCTAAGCCACTAAAAGTCCTCTTCCCTGCTCTTAGCAGATCTCGCCTTAGGAGCCCTTTTAAGCGCTAGGAATCTTGAGGAATAGCTTTTATATTAATTGGGATTTTCGTGTCACTTTTAGGGGAAATTCTAAGAAAACGTCATGActctgagaatttttttttttgcacaaaaattcTTTAGGGATACGGGCCCAGGAGTGTTAGCATGTACTTTTAACAATTGCTGAAAGAGAATTAACTTAACCAAAGTTGGTGGCCAAGGTTGCCCAACTAAAGGGAACACTAATCACCATAGTGGTAACTTCAAAAAGCTTCAGCAACTTTTGTACATTTGAAATAAAGAAAGCCaaacaggttttttttaataactgatCATGCTGCTTTTGTAGTTGTATTAGCATCCTCTGGtgagatattgattttatttgcaGTTGATTGCATTAAGGCTGCATGGCAGTGAGCCATTTGTAGTTGTTGTGCTGTCTGCTTGTCTCTTCTCCTTTATCAGGTATTGTTGTTCCTCTtatcttcagtgattctgcttgttaactgCATGTGTCATCACTAATGGTCAGTCATCATTTGTAGAGTGAATCTACTGTACTTTATTTCACAAATTGTAAcattgcttcagtgttacttttactTTCTATAGGTTTGGGACAATATGAAAACTGAGTGGTGTTCGTTTAACACtgaggattttgctgtgtaccgATAAACATGTAACCTGCAATgagtgtttttctttattaaattatttattaaaattaattgcattattTTCTTGGTCTTTATTTTCATATGGCAGTGTTCTTTTCTAAAATTAAGCAAATATAGACCTGCAAACAACAACGTCTTGGAGAACACACAGCTTGTTCTTGTCAAAAGAAAGGAACTGatgcatcaaaataaataatccaGTATGTAATACTATATGGGTATGAACCTATTACTATGCCAAATATCAAAATGAGTTTAGGATTTGAATAAGGACCTGAAGAACCCTTTTTTGGTCTAACAGTAGTCTGAGGTGGGGAGCAAGAGGATTGCCAACCCTGTGCTCTTGAAATCTGCTTTCCCCTAAACAAATGAGTGGAATTGGAGAGCCAGAGCTTGACCGCCTGGATGAAGTAGAAGATGGTGAGCTTTCATTTCTGGAGCAAGCTGGAAACTCTCTCTCTTGATTATGTTCCAGCTTCCTTGGAGCAATAGGAAGTTCTAGCTCCGTTAACAAAATGTTTTAGTCCTTCATTGATTTAATGTAATCATCTTTTAAAGCAAAGACAATTCATTAATTTTTTgccacttttttgtttttatatccCATACCCTGACAAGTAGTCTCCCCACTTTTATATATCAAACATGTACAGTATGAACTTTCCAAACATGTTAATCACATTCACCAACAAACTATATAAAACCATTACATTTAGAGACATAAGTCTACACCAGACAACAATGGGAAGTTCAACATTCCATCAATCAAAAATTAAAGATGAAGTTTTTTTATACTTTGCCACAGTCGCCGTAGGCTGGCACTGGGACTAAAAATACtttgtttgtatttgtttgATGTCTTTATTCCCATCCAGAGCTCCAGGTAAAGATGCTGCTTTGGCAGTTTTCTCCTAGTTGTCAAGCTGTATCATTAGTTCCAAAACAAGGGCCTTAGAAATGGAGAGACAAGAGATCAATTATGATAAAACATGTAGAAATGTGTGTAGAATCAAAGCTGACCAGTAGGTTAGGATGCACAGCTTATATATGCTATTGCACTgaaaaattgtacattttatatacagtgtTCTTTTGTGTTACTGGCTGGTGTCATGTTTCAATTCTCACTGTTCTTGGtgcattattttttgttaatcttAAGTCTTAACTTACTTTTGCAATTTCTCCATAGAAAAGCCCTGGGAATTCAGATGAATCTTCACCGCCTGATTGCAGCTTTGTTGCTCATTTCGTGAGCATTTTTGAGACTGTTTATTGCATATGAACCTTCATAACCAAAAAGCACAAAGCTCAGCATCACTACAGAGTCTTTAACAAACCTGATATCCGGTTTATATTATAACAATGATTTGAGTGAGAAACAGACCAAAATTTAAGAAGACATGGAACGTctcctttttgaagcttgaaagttCTACATGAAATTGCATGCAAGATCTATGATGATAAACCAATACAAACCCGTGAAATTTCATAATACAGGCTGGTCTTGTGTTTGACCTCTGCAAGATCTTGATTCCCTCCTCCAATAAAAAATCAGCATCTATCCTAAACATGGATACAAATTATACAGATACAATCATGATTTTTGTGAATGCTTCACTTCATACTTGCCTCTCGCACATTCATTCCAACAATTCCATAACAATTGAAGTGGATGAGGGCTATGTACTATAGATGGgct from Megalobrama amblycephala isolate DHTTF-2021 linkage group LG17, ASM1881202v1, whole genome shotgun sequence includes these protein-coding regions:
- the LOC125251198 gene encoding putative nuclease HARBI1; this translates as MANRGGRRDVLQTLDDRELLRSYILYRAGIMFVVDLLRDAITSPTRRHNAITPEKKVITTLRYLATGKMQQCSNDLGLSQSSVSRVITQTLTALSQPNIVTQFVSFPLDARTLHTHKRAFMDIAGFPGVIDGTHVRIIAPSEDEAVFVNRKNFHSINVQIVFNAACKILDIVAKWPGSTHDARMLSESGIRQLFERRYVPANCHLLGDSGYPCKPWLLTPYLQPRQGPQLNYNRAHKTTRAVVERGIGQLKRRFHVLHGEVRLRPEKVSKVIIACAILHNICKVRQIAEPLEDGDEDEDNDEDGGEEDIHIPQGNLVGDL